A single genomic interval of Primulina huaijiensis isolate GDHJ02 chromosome 7, ASM1229523v2, whole genome shotgun sequence harbors:
- the LOC140980457 gene encoding uncharacterized protein: MESGSPTLNKIERAHQMYREGKYTEALGYYTDALSMAKAKPQKIALHSNRAACYLKLHDFKKAAEECTSVLELDQNHTGALMLRAQTLVTLKEYHLALFDVNRLIELNPSSEVYRNLQARLKSQLSLAPIPEDEAELEEDDYSESDATVLEEKEDEPEGIKEVEECKNQEKDMIDAPAENEKRNEINNPLGASRNHNIQTKPNKQSGWQTIPKPKGHSNLDYSRWDSVEDDSTEEEEDEDEDEVSKPQYRFRVKTVGVKAVK; this comes from the exons ATGGAATCCGGATCGCCTACGCTGAATAAGATCGAGAGGGCACACCAGATGTACCGAGAAGGCAAGTATACGGAAGCTCTCGGTTATTACACCGACGCGTTATCCATGGCGAAGGCCAAGCCACAGAAGATTGCCCTTCACAGCAATCGTGCCGCGTGTTATCTTAAACTTCACGATTTCAAGAAG GCAGCAGAAGAATGCACCTCAGTGCTTGAGCTTGACCAAAATCACACAGGAGCATTGATGTTGCGTGCTCAAACTCTGGTCACCTTAAAGGAATACCATTTAGCCCTTTTTGATGTCAACAGACTTATTGAGTTGAACCCATCATCAGAAGTGTATAGAAACCTCCAGGCCCGTCTAAAGTCTCAACTG TCACTTGCTCCTATACCCGAAGATGAGGCAGAGCTTGAAGAAGATGACTATTCTGAGTCAGATGCAACAGTATTGGAAGAAAAGGAGGACGAACCAGAAGGTATTAAGGAGGTGGAAGAATGTAAAAACCAAGAAAAAGACATGATTGATGCGCCTGCAGAAAACGAGAAAAGGAATGAAATCAATAACCCCCTTGGAGCCTCCAGAAATCACAATATCCAAACAAAACCCAATAAACAATCTGGATGGCAGACAATCCCAAAACCGAAAGGACACTCTAATCTTGACTACTCCAGATGGGACAGCGTTGAAGATGACTCtactgaagaagaagaagacgaGGATGAGGATGAAGTTTCCAAGCCGCAGTATCGATTTCGTGTTAAAACTGTTGGTGTTAAGGCAGTCAAATAA
- the LOC140980455 gene encoding uncharacterized protein At4g15545 isoform X3 — MAQGGNDGSRVGPDFNLPDDVLSVIPADPYDQLDLARKITSMAIASRVSKLETEAGRLQQKLQEKDRRIVELEDKVSELETAYEEAELRLKITREDNIKLLKEKDSLALTAKKLGRDLAKLETFKRQLMQSLNDENTPQTETVDIGTYDLSLPKTYSANDEEANGYRKYHSFSGSMDNSNTNYDVSKHGVQSSSMTRYVSPRLTPSGTPNMISASVSPRKYSAAGSPQKTSGTNSPMLQYDGRGSLSAWFPSSQQSSAANSPPRGRPLSVARTPRIDGKEFFRQARSRLSLEQFSAFLTNIKELNAQRQSREETLRKAEDIFGTDNKDLYASFQGLLSRNMR, encoded by the exons ATGGCGCAAGGCGGAAATGATGGCAGCAGGGTGGGCCCAGACTTCAATTTGCCTGACGATGTATTGTCGGTGATACCGGCGGACCCCTACGACCAGCTGGATCTGGCGCGTAAGATCACGTCGATGGCGATTGCGTCGCGAGTGTCGAAGCTGGAGACGGAGGCAGGTAGGCTTCAGCAGAAACTACAAGAGAAAGACCGGCGAATTGTGGAGCTGGAAGATAAGGTTTCTGAGCTAGAGACGGCCTACGAGGAAGCTGAATTGAGATTAAAAATCACGCGCGAGGATAAC ATAAAGCTACTGAAGGAGAAGGATTCCTTGGCATTGACAGCGAAGAAGCTGGGTCGAGACTTGGCTAAG CTGGAGACATTCAAGAGGCAACTGATGCAATCGTTGAATGATGAAAACACACCT CAGACTGAAACTGTTGATATTGGCACTTATGACCTATCGCTACCCAAGACCTATTCCGCAAATG ATGAGGAGGCAAATGGCTACCGAAAATATCATTCTTTTTCCGGGTCTATGGACAATTCTAACACAAATTATGATG TCTCTAAGCACGGTGTACAAAGTTCGTCAATGACACGCTATGTATCACCTCGACTTACTCCCTCTGGAACTCCAAATATGATATCTGCTAGCGTGTCACCAAGAAAGTATTCAGCTGCTGGCTCTCCTCAGAAGACATCCGGCACCAACTCTCCTATGCTGCAGTACGATGGACGAGGTTCTCTTTCTGCTTGGTTTCCATCAAGCCAGCAATCTTCAGCAGCCAACTCTCCTCCTCGTGGGCGCCCACTCTCA GTAGCTCGTACTCCTAGAATTGATGGCAAGGAGTTCTTTCGTCAAGCCAG GAGTCGTCTATCGTTGGAGCAGTTCAGTGCGTTTCTGACCAACATCAAGGAATTGAACGCACAAAGACAATCTAGAGAG GAGACTTTGAGAAAGGCAGAGGACATTTTCGGAACAGACAATAAAGATCTTTATGCATCGTTTCAAGGATTGCTTAGTCGCAACATGCGCTAG
- the LOC140980455 gene encoding uncharacterized protein At4g15545 isoform X4 has protein sequence MAQGGNDGSRVGPDFNLPDDVLSVIPADPYDQLDLARKITSMAIASRVSKLETEAGRLQQKLQEKDRRIVELEDKVSELETAYEEAELRLKITREDNIKLLKEKDSLALTAKKLGRDLAKLETFKRQLMQSLNDENTPTETVDIGTYDLSLPKTYSANDEEANGYRKYHSFSGSMDNSNTNYDVSKHGVQSSSMTRYVSPRLTPSGTPNMISASVSPRKYSAAGSPQKTSGTNSPMLQYDGRGSLSAWFPSSQQSSAANSPPRGRPLSVARTPRIDGKEFFRQARSRLSLEQFSAFLTNIKELNAQRQSREETLRKAEDIFGTDNKDLYASFQGLLSRNMR, from the exons ATGGCGCAAGGCGGAAATGATGGCAGCAGGGTGGGCCCAGACTTCAATTTGCCTGACGATGTATTGTCGGTGATACCGGCGGACCCCTACGACCAGCTGGATCTGGCGCGTAAGATCACGTCGATGGCGATTGCGTCGCGAGTGTCGAAGCTGGAGACGGAGGCAGGTAGGCTTCAGCAGAAACTACAAGAGAAAGACCGGCGAATTGTGGAGCTGGAAGATAAGGTTTCTGAGCTAGAGACGGCCTACGAGGAAGCTGAATTGAGATTAAAAATCACGCGCGAGGATAAC ATAAAGCTACTGAAGGAGAAGGATTCCTTGGCATTGACAGCGAAGAAGCTGGGTCGAGACTTGGCTAAG CTGGAGACATTCAAGAGGCAACTGATGCAATCGTTGAATGATGAAAACACACCT ACTGAAACTGTTGATATTGGCACTTATGACCTATCGCTACCCAAGACCTATTCCGCAAATG ATGAGGAGGCAAATGGCTACCGAAAATATCATTCTTTTTCCGGGTCTATGGACAATTCTAACACAAATTATGATG TCTCTAAGCACGGTGTACAAAGTTCGTCAATGACACGCTATGTATCACCTCGACTTACTCCCTCTGGAACTCCAAATATGATATCTGCTAGCGTGTCACCAAGAAAGTATTCAGCTGCTGGCTCTCCTCAGAAGACATCCGGCACCAACTCTCCTATGCTGCAGTACGATGGACGAGGTTCTCTTTCTGCTTGGTTTCCATCAAGCCAGCAATCTTCAGCAGCCAACTCTCCTCCTCGTGGGCGCCCACTCTCA GTAGCTCGTACTCCTAGAATTGATGGCAAGGAGTTCTTTCGTCAAGCCAG GAGTCGTCTATCGTTGGAGCAGTTCAGTGCGTTTCTGACCAACATCAAGGAATTGAACGCACAAAGACAATCTAGAGAG GAGACTTTGAGAAAGGCAGAGGACATTTTCGGAACAGACAATAAAGATCTTTATGCATCGTTTCAAGGATTGCTTAGTCGCAACATGCGCTAG
- the LOC140980455 gene encoding uncharacterized protein At4g15545 isoform X2, with the protein MAQGGNDGSRVGPDFNLPDDVLSVIPADPYDQLDLARKITSMAIASRVSKLETEAGRLQQKLQEKDRRIVELEDKVSELETAYEEAELRLKITREDNIKLLKEKDSLALTAKKLGRDLAKLETFKRQLMQSLNDENTPLSSQQTETVDIGTYDLSLPKTYSANDEEANGYRKYHSFSGSMDNSNTNYDVSKHGVQSSSMTRYVSPRLTPSGTPNMISASVSPRKYSAAGSPQKTSGTNSPMLQYDGRGSLSAWFPSSQQSSAANSPPRGRPLSARTPRIDGKEFFRQARSRLSLEQFSAFLTNIKELNAQRQSREETLRKAEDIFGTDNKDLYASFQGLLSRNMR; encoded by the exons ATGGCGCAAGGCGGAAATGATGGCAGCAGGGTGGGCCCAGACTTCAATTTGCCTGACGATGTATTGTCGGTGATACCGGCGGACCCCTACGACCAGCTGGATCTGGCGCGTAAGATCACGTCGATGGCGATTGCGTCGCGAGTGTCGAAGCTGGAGACGGAGGCAGGTAGGCTTCAGCAGAAACTACAAGAGAAAGACCGGCGAATTGTGGAGCTGGAAGATAAGGTTTCTGAGCTAGAGACGGCCTACGAGGAAGCTGAATTGAGATTAAAAATCACGCGCGAGGATAAC ATAAAGCTACTGAAGGAGAAGGATTCCTTGGCATTGACAGCGAAGAAGCTGGGTCGAGACTTGGCTAAG CTGGAGACATTCAAGAGGCAACTGATGCAATCGTTGAATGATGAAAACACACCT CTTTCATCGCAACAGACTGAAACTGTTGATATTGGCACTTATGACCTATCGCTACCCAAGACCTATTCCGCAAATG ATGAGGAGGCAAATGGCTACCGAAAATATCATTCTTTTTCCGGGTCTATGGACAATTCTAACACAAATTATGATG TCTCTAAGCACGGTGTACAAAGTTCGTCAATGACACGCTATGTATCACCTCGACTTACTCCCTCTGGAACTCCAAATATGATATCTGCTAGCGTGTCACCAAGAAAGTATTCAGCTGCTGGCTCTCCTCAGAAGACATCCGGCACCAACTCTCCTATGCTGCAGTACGATGGACGAGGTTCTCTTTCTGCTTGGTTTCCATCAAGCCAGCAATCTTCAGCAGCCAACTCTCCTCCTCGTGGGCGCCCACTCTCAG CTCGTACTCCTAGAATTGATGGCAAGGAGTTCTTTCGTCAAGCCAG GAGTCGTCTATCGTTGGAGCAGTTCAGTGCGTTTCTGACCAACATCAAGGAATTGAACGCACAAAGACAATCTAGAGAG GAGACTTTGAGAAAGGCAGAGGACATTTTCGGAACAGACAATAAAGATCTTTATGCATCGTTTCAAGGATTGCTTAGTCGCAACATGCGCTAG
- the LOC140980455 gene encoding uncharacterized protein At4g15545 isoform X5, translated as MAQGGNDGSRVGPDFNLPDDVLSVIPADPYDQLDLARKITSMAIASRVSKLETEAGRLQQKLQEKDRRIVELEDKVSELETAYEEAELRLKITREDNIKLLKEKDSLALTAKKLGRDLAKLETFKRQLMQSLNDENTPTETVDIGTYDLSLPKTYSANDEEANGYRKYHSFSGSMDNSNTNYDVSKHGVQSSSMTRYVSPRLTPSGTPNMISASVSPRKYSAAGSPQKTSGTNSPMLQYDGRGSLSAWFPSSQQSSAANSPPRGRPLSARTPRIDGKEFFRQARSRLSLEQFSAFLTNIKELNAQRQSREETLRKAEDIFGTDNKDLYASFQGLLSRNMR; from the exons ATGGCGCAAGGCGGAAATGATGGCAGCAGGGTGGGCCCAGACTTCAATTTGCCTGACGATGTATTGTCGGTGATACCGGCGGACCCCTACGACCAGCTGGATCTGGCGCGTAAGATCACGTCGATGGCGATTGCGTCGCGAGTGTCGAAGCTGGAGACGGAGGCAGGTAGGCTTCAGCAGAAACTACAAGAGAAAGACCGGCGAATTGTGGAGCTGGAAGATAAGGTTTCTGAGCTAGAGACGGCCTACGAGGAAGCTGAATTGAGATTAAAAATCACGCGCGAGGATAAC ATAAAGCTACTGAAGGAGAAGGATTCCTTGGCATTGACAGCGAAGAAGCTGGGTCGAGACTTGGCTAAG CTGGAGACATTCAAGAGGCAACTGATGCAATCGTTGAATGATGAAAACACACCT ACTGAAACTGTTGATATTGGCACTTATGACCTATCGCTACCCAAGACCTATTCCGCAAATG ATGAGGAGGCAAATGGCTACCGAAAATATCATTCTTTTTCCGGGTCTATGGACAATTCTAACACAAATTATGATG TCTCTAAGCACGGTGTACAAAGTTCGTCAATGACACGCTATGTATCACCTCGACTTACTCCCTCTGGAACTCCAAATATGATATCTGCTAGCGTGTCACCAAGAAAGTATTCAGCTGCTGGCTCTCCTCAGAAGACATCCGGCACCAACTCTCCTATGCTGCAGTACGATGGACGAGGTTCTCTTTCTGCTTGGTTTCCATCAAGCCAGCAATCTTCAGCAGCCAACTCTCCTCCTCGTGGGCGCCCACTCTCAG CTCGTACTCCTAGAATTGATGGCAAGGAGTTCTTTCGTCAAGCCAG GAGTCGTCTATCGTTGGAGCAGTTCAGTGCGTTTCTGACCAACATCAAGGAATTGAACGCACAAAGACAATCTAGAGAG GAGACTTTGAGAAAGGCAGAGGACATTTTCGGAACAGACAATAAAGATCTTTATGCATCGTTTCAAGGATTGCTTAGTCGCAACATGCGCTAG
- the LOC140980455 gene encoding uncharacterized protein At4g15545 isoform X1 — MAQGGNDGSRVGPDFNLPDDVLSVIPADPYDQLDLARKITSMAIASRVSKLETEAGRLQQKLQEKDRRIVELEDKVSELETAYEEAELRLKITREDNIKLLKEKDSLALTAKKLGRDLAKLETFKRQLMQSLNDENTPLSSQQTETVDIGTYDLSLPKTYSANDEEANGYRKYHSFSGSMDNSNTNYDVSKHGVQSSSMTRYVSPRLTPSGTPNMISASVSPRKYSAAGSPQKTSGTNSPMLQYDGRGSLSAWFPSSQQSSAANSPPRGRPLSVARTPRIDGKEFFRQARSRLSLEQFSAFLTNIKELNAQRQSREETLRKAEDIFGTDNKDLYASFQGLLSRNMR, encoded by the exons ATGGCGCAAGGCGGAAATGATGGCAGCAGGGTGGGCCCAGACTTCAATTTGCCTGACGATGTATTGTCGGTGATACCGGCGGACCCCTACGACCAGCTGGATCTGGCGCGTAAGATCACGTCGATGGCGATTGCGTCGCGAGTGTCGAAGCTGGAGACGGAGGCAGGTAGGCTTCAGCAGAAACTACAAGAGAAAGACCGGCGAATTGTGGAGCTGGAAGATAAGGTTTCTGAGCTAGAGACGGCCTACGAGGAAGCTGAATTGAGATTAAAAATCACGCGCGAGGATAAC ATAAAGCTACTGAAGGAGAAGGATTCCTTGGCATTGACAGCGAAGAAGCTGGGTCGAGACTTGGCTAAG CTGGAGACATTCAAGAGGCAACTGATGCAATCGTTGAATGATGAAAACACACCT CTTTCATCGCAACAGACTGAAACTGTTGATATTGGCACTTATGACCTATCGCTACCCAAGACCTATTCCGCAAATG ATGAGGAGGCAAATGGCTACCGAAAATATCATTCTTTTTCCGGGTCTATGGACAATTCTAACACAAATTATGATG TCTCTAAGCACGGTGTACAAAGTTCGTCAATGACACGCTATGTATCACCTCGACTTACTCCCTCTGGAACTCCAAATATGATATCTGCTAGCGTGTCACCAAGAAAGTATTCAGCTGCTGGCTCTCCTCAGAAGACATCCGGCACCAACTCTCCTATGCTGCAGTACGATGGACGAGGTTCTCTTTCTGCTTGGTTTCCATCAAGCCAGCAATCTTCAGCAGCCAACTCTCCTCCTCGTGGGCGCCCACTCTCA GTAGCTCGTACTCCTAGAATTGATGGCAAGGAGTTCTTTCGTCAAGCCAG GAGTCGTCTATCGTTGGAGCAGTTCAGTGCGTTTCTGACCAACATCAAGGAATTGAACGCACAAAGACAATCTAGAGAG GAGACTTTGAGAAAGGCAGAGGACATTTTCGGAACAGACAATAAAGATCTTTATGCATCGTTTCAAGGATTGCTTAGTCGCAACATGCGCTAG
- the LOC140980456 gene encoding transcription factor JUNGBRUNNEN 1-like produces the protein MEEDDCAPLPGFRFYPTDEELVGFYLRRKVEKKRISMDLIKQADIYMYDPWDLPKFNTGEDNEWYYFCKRGRKYRNSIRPNRVTGSGFWKATGIDKPVHSSGGDFIGLKKSLVFYRGSAGKGTKTDWMMHEFRLPLSSSHNKTTKHNLDTERIAQEAEVWTLCRIVKRSASNRKPCATALREMSAKTSISCINPVDESNSKTCSVESSNQNWPINYISFGAPNLGRNEQQKPDFPHVENAAKQQFGDHLTPPCIVSASSFASTVSCVGIDELLRYEDWEDIRSLVDPFAPAGGIGGYTNPFYM, from the exons ATGGAAGAAGACGACTGTGCTCCACTTCCGGGGTTTCGGTTTTATCCAACAGATGAAGAGCTAGTAGGGTTTTATCTTCGTCGAAAAGTGGAGAAGAAGAGGATAAGTATGGATCTTATCAAGCAGGCAGACATCTACATGTATGATCCATGGGATCTTCCAA AATTCAACACTGGTGAGGACAATGAGTGGTACTACTTCTGCAAAAGAGGAAGAAAATACAGGAACAGCATCCGACCCAATAGAGTGACGGGTTCGGGGTTCTGGAAAGCGACGGGTATTGATAAACCTGTACACTCCTCGGGAGGTGACTTCATTGGGCTGAAGAAATCCCTCGTATTTTACCGTGGAAGTGCTGGAAAAGGTACTAAAACCGATTGGATGATGCACGAGTTCCGTCTTCCGCTATCTTCAAGCCATAACAAAACCACCAAACACAATTTGGATACTGAAAGAATTGCACAAGAAGCA GAGGTTTGGACCCTTTGCCGAATAGTAAAGCGAAGTGCTTCAAACAGGAAACCATGCGCCACAGCTTTGAGAGAAATGTCTGCAAAAACGAGTATAAGTTGTATCAATCCAGTTGATGAATCCAATTCCAAAACTTGCAGTGTGGAGTCCTCCAACCAAAACTGGCCAATAAATTACATTAGCTTCGGTGCACCGAATCTCGGGCGAAACGAGCAGCAGAAACCCGATTTCCCTCATGTTGAGAACGCTGCAAAACAACAATTTGGAGACCACTTGACCCCTCCATGTATTGTTTCTGCTTCATCATTTGCAAGCACTGTCTCCTGTGTTGGCATTGATGAGCTGTTAAGGTATGAAGATTGGGAGGATATCCGATCCCTGGTCGACCCTTTTGCTCCTGCCGGCGGCATCGGTGGTTATACAAATCCATTTTATATGTAG